A window of the Streptomyces sp. NBC_00454 genome harbors these coding sequences:
- a CDS encoding S8 family serine peptidase: MLAAALGALAFGAPAALAGTQPISPAGTPVTSAPAKALAAAPTSQSATWVAGTRAYLVITAAGDSTAVRNAITANGGTVFSTFDSIGVIVAHSTSATFAATMRGVSGVQQVGATRTSDVPADAYNPALPANPAQSTTPAGEPVRADMSQIKADQAWAVNPGSASVKVGILDTGVDDQHQDLAPNFNAADSASCAYGKPDTRVGAWRDVDTHGTHVAGTVAAAKNGKGVVGVAPGVKISSVRVAEPGNSFFFAENTICAFVWSGDHGFKVTNNSYYTDPWQFNCPDNIDQAAIIEGVKRAQEYAEGKGSLQVAAAGNEDYDLAHKTTDSASPNDSTPTTRTITNACLDIPTELPGVVTVAANGTGTTKASFSNFGQGVIDVAAPGSNVYSTAPGGGYSTKSGTSMATPHVVGVAALIASANPGITPAQIRAKLATQANDTACPSDTRCTGTTANNSFFGEGQVDALKAVGATPPPGKYFENLTDFAINDNATVDSTITVSGVTGNAPATLKVGVDIKHTYIGDLKVDLVAPDGSVYTLSNRAGGSTDNIIQTFTVNASSEVANGVWTLRVNDNANADTGKIDAWNLTF, translated from the coding sequence GTGCTCGCCGCCGCCCTCGGCGCGCTGGCCTTCGGGGCCCCGGCCGCTCTGGCCGGCACCCAGCCCATTTCCCCGGCGGGCACCCCCGTCACCTCCGCACCCGCCAAGGCCCTGGCCGCGGCGCCGACTTCCCAGAGTGCGACCTGGGTTGCCGGCACCCGCGCCTACCTGGTGATCACCGCCGCAGGTGACAGCACGGCGGTCCGCAACGCCATCACGGCCAACGGCGGCACCGTCTTCTCCACCTTCGACTCCATCGGCGTGATCGTCGCCCACTCGACCTCCGCGACCTTCGCCGCCACCATGCGCGGAGTCAGCGGAGTCCAGCAGGTCGGCGCGACGCGCACCTCGGACGTCCCCGCCGACGCCTACAACCCGGCGCTGCCGGCCAACCCGGCGCAGTCGACGACCCCCGCGGGTGAACCCGTACGGGCCGACATGAGCCAGATCAAGGCCGACCAGGCCTGGGCCGTGAACCCGGGCTCCGCCTCGGTCAAGGTCGGCATCCTGGACACCGGTGTGGACGACCAGCACCAGGACCTGGCGCCGAACTTCAACGCCGCCGACTCCGCCTCCTGCGCCTACGGCAAGCCGGACACCCGGGTCGGCGCCTGGCGTGACGTGGACACCCACGGCACCCACGTCGCGGGCACCGTCGCCGCCGCCAAGAACGGCAAGGGCGTCGTCGGCGTCGCCCCGGGCGTGAAGATCTCCTCGGTCCGCGTGGCCGAGCCCGGCAACTCCTTCTTCTTCGCCGAGAACACCATCTGCGCCTTCGTCTGGTCCGGGGACCACGGCTTCAAGGTCACCAACAACAGCTATTACACGGACCCGTGGCAGTTCAACTGCCCGGACAACATCGACCAGGCCGCCATCATCGAGGGCGTCAAGCGCGCCCAGGAGTACGCCGAGGGCAAGGGCTCGCTCCAGGTCGCCGCGGCGGGCAACGAGGACTACGACCTCGCCCACAAGACCACCGACTCCGCGAGCCCCAACGACTCCACGCCCACCACCCGCACCATCACCAACGCCTGCCTCGACATCCCGACCGAGCTCCCGGGCGTGGTCACGGTCGCGGCCAACGGCACGGGCACCACGAAGGCCTCGTTCTCCAACTTCGGCCAGGGCGTCATCGACGTCGCGGCCCCGGGCAGCAACGTGTACTCCACCGCCCCCGGCGGCGGGTACAGCACCAAGAGCGGCACCTCGATGGCCACCCCGCACGTCGTGGGCGTCGCGGCGCTCATCGCCAGCGCCAACCCGGGCATCACCCCGGCGCAGATCCGCGCCAAGCTGGCCACCCAGGCCAACGACACGGCCTGCCCGTCCGACACCCGTTGCACCGGCACCACGGCCAACAACTCGTTCTTCGGCGAGGGCCAGGTCGACGCGCTGAAGGCGGTCGGCGCCACCCCGCCGCCCGGGAAGTACTTCGAGAACCTGACCGACTTCGCGATCAACGACAACGCGACCGTCGACAGCACGATCACCGTCAGCGGGGTGACCGGCAACGCGCCGGCCACCCTCAAGGTGGGCGTGGACATCAAGCACACCTACATCGGTGACCTCAAGGTCGACCTCGTGGCTCCGGACGGCTCGGTCTACACCCTGAGCAACCGGGCCGGCGGCAGCACGGACAACATCATCCAGACCTTCACCGTCAACGCCTCCTCCGAGGTCGCCAACGGTGTCTGGACGCTGCGCGTCAACGACAACGCCAATGCGGACACCGGCAAGATCGACGCCTGGAACCTGACCTTCTAG
- a CDS encoding cation:dicarboxylate symporter family transporter: MAARRDKTHYLYIAVIGAVLLGIAVGFAAPGVAVELKPLGTGFVNLIKMMISPVIFCTIVLGIGSVRKAAKVGAVGGLALGYFMVMSTVALAIGLLVGNLLEPGSGLHLTEAARHAGEAQAKAGGAQSTPEFLLGIIPTTLVSAFTGGQVLQTLLVALLCGFALQAMGPAGEPVLRGIGHVQKLVFRVLAMIMWAAPVGAFGAIAAVVGATGMDALKSLAVIMIGFYVTCLLFVFVVLGTLLRVCTGISVFALLRYLGRELLLILSTSSSESALPRLIAKMEHIGVSRPVVGITVPTGYSFNLDGTAIYLTMSSLFVAEAMDKPLALGEQISLLLFMIVASKGAAGVTGAGLATLAGGLQSHRPELVDGVGLIVGIDRFMSEARALTNFAGNAIATVLIGTWTKEFDRARATEVLAGRLPFDETTLTEDDHGPTAAVPVQTDGSKDGVPA, encoded by the coding sequence GTGGCCGCCAGGCGCGACAAGACGCACTATCTGTACATCGCCGTGATCGGCGCCGTACTGCTCGGCATCGCCGTCGGCTTCGCCGCGCCCGGCGTGGCGGTGGAGCTCAAGCCGCTGGGCACCGGCTTCGTCAACCTGATCAAGATGATGATCTCGCCGGTGATCTTCTGCACGATCGTGCTGGGCATCGGCTCGGTGCGCAAGGCCGCCAAGGTCGGTGCGGTGGGCGGGCTGGCGCTCGGCTACTTCATGGTGATGTCCACGGTGGCGCTGGCCATCGGGCTCCTGGTCGGCAACCTCCTGGAGCCGGGCAGCGGACTGCACCTGACCGAGGCCGCCCGGCACGCCGGCGAGGCCCAGGCCAAGGCGGGCGGGGCGCAGAGCACCCCGGAGTTCCTGCTGGGGATCATCCCGACCACGCTGGTGTCGGCCTTCACCGGCGGCCAGGTGCTCCAGACGCTGCTGGTGGCGCTGTTGTGCGGGTTCGCGCTCCAGGCGATGGGCCCGGCGGGCGAGCCGGTACTGCGCGGGATCGGGCACGTGCAGAAGCTGGTGTTCCGGGTGCTCGCGATGATCATGTGGGCGGCGCCGGTGGGCGCGTTCGGCGCGATCGCGGCCGTGGTCGGAGCCACCGGGATGGACGCACTGAAGTCCCTGGCCGTCATCATGATCGGCTTCTACGTGACCTGCCTGCTCTTCGTCTTCGTGGTCCTGGGCACCCTGTTGCGGGTGTGTACGGGGATCAGCGTCTTCGCCCTGCTGCGCTATCTGGGCCGGGAGCTCCTGCTGATCCTGTCCACCTCCTCCTCGGAGTCGGCGCTGCCCCGGCTGATCGCGAAGATGGAGCACATCGGGGTGTCCCGGCCGGTGGTCGGCATCACGGTTCCCACCGGCTACTCCTTCAACCTGGACGGGACCGCGATCTACCTGACGATGTCCTCGCTCTTCGTGGCGGAGGCCATGGACAAGCCGCTCGCGCTCGGCGAGCAGATCTCGCTCCTGCTGTTCATGATCGTGGCCTCGAAGGGCGCGGCCGGGGTGACGGGCGCGGGTCTGGCCACGCTGGCCGGAGGGCTCCAGTCGCACCGGCCCGAACTGGTCGACGGCGTCGGCCTGATCGTGGGCATCGACCGGTTCATGAGCGAGGCCCGGGCGCTGACGAACTTCGCGGGCAACGCCATCGCGACCGTGCTGATCGGGACCTGGACCAAGGAGTTCGACCGGGCCCGGGCCACCGAAGTCCTCGCAGGCCGACTGCCCTTCGACGAGACCACGCTCACCGAGGACGACCACGGACCCACCGCCGCCGTCCCCGTCCAGACGGACGGCTCCAAGGACGGCGTACCCGCCTAG
- a CDS encoding ATP-binding protein codes for MFRFPRPPRSLAGQLFAMQVVLVAVVVAGCAVFAYATARGQAEGAARRQAGAVARAVADSPSVREAVRNAARAALRGDVPGSGSGAGPSAALQPYAEQVRADAGVDFVTIMAPDGRRWTHPDPHRIGEPFLGNTAPALRGETFSETYTGTLGPSIRVVTPIMDGGRVVGMVAAGITVRAVSARLAAQLSALAWVAGGALALGAVGTYVVNARLRRHTHGMNAAELSRMYDYHQAALHGVREGLLMLDGQRRITLVNDAGRELLGLRGEIKGTAVADLGLPAPLTGALLADRPRVDEVHLSADRVLVVNSAPVAGGGRRGTVVTLRDHTELQSLTGELDHERGFTQALRSQAHEAANRLHTVVSLIELGRVGEAVEFATAELTLAQALTDEVMAAVGEPVLVALLLGKAAQAHERGIELVVTPDSGAIGSGPGGPCARDLVTVLGNLVDNAVDALAGVPGGRIAVTVRPDGPAAASGQGILLSVADNGPGLPEGADVFRRGWSGKGEGRGLGLALVRQVAHRHGGSADADQLPGGGARFTVRLPARAEASAEASAEASTGVSTGVSGEVSG; via the coding sequence ATGTTCCGCTTCCCCCGGCCGCCGCGAAGCCTCGCCGGCCAGCTCTTCGCCATGCAGGTGGTGCTGGTCGCCGTGGTCGTCGCCGGATGCGCCGTCTTCGCCTACGCGACCGCCCGCGGCCAGGCCGAGGGGGCCGCCCGGCGCCAGGCCGGAGCCGTGGCCCGCGCGGTGGCGGACTCGCCGTCGGTGCGCGAAGCGGTACGGAACGCGGCGCGGGCAGCGCTACGGGGGGACGTGCCCGGGAGCGGCTCAGGAGCCGGACCCTCCGCGGCACTGCAGCCCTACGCGGAGCAGGTCCGCGCCGACGCGGGCGTGGACTTCGTGACCATCATGGCCCCGGACGGGCGGCGCTGGACCCACCCCGACCCGCACCGCATCGGCGAACCCTTCCTCGGCAACACCGCGCCCGCGCTGCGCGGGGAGACCTTCAGCGAGACCTACACCGGCACGCTGGGCCCCTCCATCCGCGTGGTCACCCCGATCATGGACGGCGGCCGGGTCGTCGGCATGGTCGCCGCCGGGATCACCGTCCGCGCCGTCAGCGCCCGGCTCGCCGCGCAGCTCTCCGCCCTGGCCTGGGTGGCCGGCGGGGCCCTGGCCCTGGGCGCGGTGGGCACGTACGTGGTCAACGCCCGGCTGCGCCGCCACACCCACGGGATGAACGCCGCGGAGCTGAGCCGGATGTACGACTACCACCAGGCCGCCCTCCACGGAGTCCGCGAAGGACTGCTCATGCTCGACGGGCAGCGCAGGATCACCCTCGTCAACGACGCCGGGCGCGAACTCCTCGGGCTGCGCGGGGAGATCAAGGGGACCGCGGTCGCCGACCTCGGGCTGCCCGCCCCGCTCACCGGCGCCCTGCTGGCCGACCGGCCCCGGGTGGACGAGGTGCACCTGAGCGCCGACCGGGTGCTCGTGGTCAACAGCGCGCCGGTGGCCGGAGGCGGCCGCCGCGGCACCGTGGTCACCCTGCGCGACCACACCGAACTCCAGTCCCTGACCGGAGAGTTGGACCATGAGCGCGGATTCACCCAGGCGCTGCGGTCCCAGGCCCACGAGGCGGCCAACCGGCTCCACACCGTGGTCTCCCTGATCGAACTCGGCCGCGTCGGGGAGGCGGTGGAGTTCGCCACCGCCGAACTGACCCTGGCGCAGGCCCTCACCGACGAGGTGATGGCCGCGGTGGGCGAGCCGGTGCTCGTGGCCCTGCTGCTCGGCAAGGCCGCCCAGGCCCACGAGCGGGGCATCGAACTGGTGGTCACCCCGGACAGCGGGGCCATCGGCTCCGGTCCCGGCGGGCCCTGCGCCCGGGACCTCGTCACCGTCCTCGGCAACCTGGTGGACAATGCCGTCGACGCCCTGGCCGGCGTCCCCGGCGGCCGGATCGCCGTCACGGTCCGCCCCGACGGCCCGGCGGCCGCCTCCGGGCAGGGGATCCTGCTCAGCGTGGCCGACAACGGCCCCGGACTCCCCGAGGGGGCCGACGTCTTCCGGCGCGGCTGGTCCGGCAAGGGGGAGGGGCGCGGCCTCGGCCTCGCCCTGGTCCGCCAAGTGGCCCACCGGCACGGCGGCAGCGCCGATGCCGACCAACTGCCCGGGGGAGGCGCGCGGTTCACCGTAAGACTGCCGGCGCGCGCAGAGGCGAGTGCAGAGGCGAGTGCAGAGGCGAGTACAGGGGTGAGTACAGGGGTGAGCGGAGAGGTGAGCGGATGA
- a CDS encoding response regulator → MITPEVRVLVVEDDPVAADAHALYVSRVPGFTAVAAVHSLAEATRALERTRIDLLLLDLTLPDGHGLRFARGLRAAGHPADVIVVTSARDLGVVRESVSLGVVQYVLKPFAFPTLRERLLRYAEFRASAAGEAAGQDDVDRAMAALRAPRPAELPKGIGAPTLERVAALLRSAPEGLTAAATAGAAGISRITARRYLEHLVDTGRADRSPRYGQVGRPELHYRWLAAAPAGTAAGSVSKV, encoded by the coding sequence ATGATCACGCCCGAGGTGCGGGTCCTGGTCGTCGAGGACGACCCCGTCGCCGCCGACGCGCACGCGCTGTACGTGAGCCGCGTGCCCGGTTTCACGGCCGTCGCGGCCGTCCACTCGCTGGCCGAGGCCACCCGGGCCCTGGAGCGGACCCGGATCGACCTGCTGCTGCTCGACCTCACCCTGCCCGACGGCCACGGGCTGCGCTTCGCGCGCGGCCTGCGGGCCGCCGGGCACCCCGCCGACGTGATCGTGGTGACCTCGGCGCGGGACCTGGGCGTGGTCCGCGAGAGCGTCTCACTCGGCGTGGTGCAGTACGTACTGAAGCCCTTCGCCTTCCCGACGCTGCGCGAACGGCTGCTGCGCTACGCCGAGTTCCGCGCGAGCGCCGCGGGCGAGGCGGCCGGCCAGGACGATGTGGACCGGGCCATGGCGGCCCTGCGCGCACCCCGCCCGGCCGAACTGCCCAAGGGGATCGGTGCGCCGACCCTGGAGCGGGTCGCCGCGCTGCTGCGCTCGGCCCCCGAGGGGCTGACCGCGGCGGCGACGGCCGGGGCGGCCGGGATCTCGAGGATCACCGCCCGCCGCTACCTGGAGCACCTGGTGGACACCGGTCGCGCGGACCGCAGCCCCCGGTACGGCCAGGTCGGCCGCCCCGAACTGCACTACCGCTGGCTGGCGGCGGCTCCGGCCGGGACCGCGGCCGGCTCGGTGTCGAAGGTGTAG
- a CDS encoding tyrosinase family protein produces MTVRKNQASLTSEEKRAFTNALLELKRTGRYDRFVTTHNGFIMGDTDSGDRVGHRSPSFLPWHRRFLLEFEAALQAVDPKVALPYWDWTADRTARSSLWAADFLGGTGRARDGQVLDGPFAYAAGKWEIAVRVDGRSYLRRALGTGVAQLPTRAEVDSVLAMPVYDAAPWNSSSNGFRNNLEGWRGVNLHNRVHVWVGGQMATGVSPNDPVFWMHHAFIDKLWTEWQALHPQSAYLPAAGTPNVVDLHDTMRPWNDVTPADMLDHRKFYTFDTEPAAVPAGAAASQR; encoded by the coding sequence ATGACCGTCCGCAAGAACCAGGCCTCGCTCACCTCCGAGGAGAAGCGGGCCTTCACCAACGCCCTGCTGGAGCTCAAGCGCACCGGCCGCTACGACCGGTTCGTCACCACCCACAACGGCTTCATCATGGGCGACACCGACTCCGGCGACCGGGTCGGCCACCGCTCCCCCTCCTTCCTCCCCTGGCACCGCCGGTTTCTGCTGGAGTTCGAGGCGGCTCTGCAGGCGGTGGACCCGAAGGTGGCCCTCCCGTACTGGGACTGGACCGCGGACCGCACCGCCCGCTCCTCGCTCTGGGCCGCCGACTTCCTCGGCGGCACCGGGCGGGCCCGCGACGGGCAGGTGCTCGACGGTCCGTTCGCCTACGCGGCGGGCAAGTGGGAGATAGCCGTACGGGTGGACGGGCGCTCCTATCTGCGGCGCGCGCTGGGCACCGGCGTGGCGCAGCTCCCCACCCGGGCCGAGGTGGACTCCGTCCTCGCGATGCCGGTGTACGACGCCGCCCCCTGGAACAGCTCCTCCAACGGTTTCCGCAACAACCTGGAGGGCTGGCGCGGGGTCAACCTGCACAACCGGGTGCACGTATGGGTCGGCGGGCAGATGGCCACCGGGGTCTCGCCCAACGACCCGGTGTTCTGGATGCACCACGCCTTCATCGACAAGCTGTGGACCGAATGGCAGGCGCTGCACCCGCAGTCGGCCTATCTGCCCGCCGCCGGCACGCCGAACGTCGTGGACCTGCACGACACGATGCGGCCGTGGAACGACGTGACCCCGGCCGACATGCTGGACCACCGCAAGTTCTACACCTTCGACACCGAGCCGGCCGCGGTCCCGGCCGGAGCCGCCGCCAGCCAGCGGTAG
- a CDS encoding tyrosinase cofactor: protein MNKITRRQALTATAGALSAIGLAGATAHAAVTDPRPAAPATPTGTVDEVYQGRRIRITPAAGGGGHHGGHHSPGLPTVLIDGRELHVMQNADGTWISVVNHYETYADTLTLARAAVRELQGAALVPMGGM, encoded by the coding sequence ATGAACAAGATCACCCGCCGGCAGGCATTAACCGCCACCGCCGGCGCGCTCAGCGCCATCGGCCTCGCAGGCGCCACCGCGCACGCGGCCGTCACCGACCCCCGTCCCGCCGCACCCGCCACCCCCACGGGAACGGTCGACGAGGTCTACCAGGGCCGTCGCATCCGAATAACCCCCGCTGCGGGCGGTGGTGGCCACCACGGCGGCCACCACTCCCCCGGTCTGCCGACCGTCCTCATAGACGGCCGCGAACTGCACGTCATGCAGAACGCCGACGGCACCTGGATCAGCGTGGTCAACCACTACGAGACCTACGCCGACACCCTCACCCTCGCCCGCGCCGCCGTGCGCGAACTCCAGGGCGCCGCCCTCGTCCCGATGGGTGGCATGTGA